Proteins co-encoded in one Marinomonas sp. IMCC 4694 genomic window:
- a CDS encoding TRAP transporter small permease subunit, with amino-acid sequence MLNKWVSSAESISHYMGRWVAWLTLAMMLLTCLVVLLRYGFGVGSIALQESVLYFHAMVFMLGAAYTFKDDEHVRVDVFYREFSETKKAWVNIIGGLFFLLPFTLYTAYLSLDYVSASWRVLETSSQPGGLPFVYLLKTLIPIMMVSLIVQGLADILKNIGIITSARTVKGQR; translated from the coding sequence ATGTTAAACAAATGGGTCAGTTCGGCCGAGTCGATTTCTCACTACATGGGAAGGTGGGTGGCTTGGCTTACGTTAGCAATGATGTTGCTTACTTGCTTGGTCGTGCTGTTGCGCTATGGTTTTGGAGTCGGCTCGATCGCGTTGCAAGAGTCTGTCTTATATTTTCATGCGATGGTGTTCATGCTCGGGGCCGCATACACTTTTAAAGACGATGAGCACGTTCGTGTGGATGTGTTTTACCGTGAATTTTCAGAGACGAAGAAAGCCTGGGTAAACATCATTGGTGGTCTCTTCTTTTTGTTGCCTTTTACCTTGTATACCGCGTATTTGAGTCTGGATTATGTCAGCGCTTCTTGGCGTGTTTTGGAAACATCGTCACAACCAGGCGGGTTGCCTTTTGTGTATCTGCTTAAAACGCTGATCCCTATTATGATGGTCAGCTTAATCGTTCAAGGCTTAGCGGATATTTTAAAAAATATTGGCATTATTACCTCGGCACGCACCGTGAAAGGACAACGCTAA
- a CDS encoding TRAP transporter large permease subunit has translation MAEFIPLWLFAGVCVCLLFGYPVAFSLGGVALIFAAVGSFFGTFDGVFLEALPNRLFGIIGNETLIAVPLFVLMGVLLEKSKLAEKLLESMAMLFGTLRGGLGISVILVGMLLAASTGIVGATVVTMGMISLPTMLRRGYDPALAAGTICATGTLGQIIPPSIALVLLGDVMSNAFQKAQLEMGIFSPKTISVGDLFVGALIPGLILVALYILYVIGVAWLQPHKAPAVPREELRNGSTEPLAFQLIKGLVPPLVLIFAVLGSILSGIATPTEAAGVGALGAAILALASGKLNFPTLKDAVYSTTKVTCMVFMILIGASLFSLVFRGFGGEELIQDFFSQLPGGVVGAMIVVMLLMFFLGFILDFIEITFVVVPIVAPVLLAMGLDPVWLGIMMAINLQTSFLTPPFGFALFYLRGVAPPELRTQSIYKGVLPFILIQIFVLVLLSIWPELATWLPEQVYAN, from the coding sequence ATGGCTGAATTTATTCCTTTATGGCTCTTTGCTGGCGTATGTGTGTGCCTACTGTTTGGCTATCCGGTGGCGTTTTCATTAGGTGGTGTGGCACTGATTTTTGCCGCTGTAGGCTCGTTTTTCGGCACCTTTGATGGGGTGTTCTTAGAGGCCTTACCCAATCGTTTATTTGGTATTATTGGCAATGAAACTCTTATTGCGGTGCCACTTTTCGTGCTAATGGGCGTGCTGCTGGAGAAATCCAAACTCGCTGAAAAGCTCCTCGAATCTATGGCGATGCTGTTTGGTACTTTACGGGGTGGTTTGGGAATTTCAGTCATTCTGGTGGGTATGTTGTTAGCCGCCAGTACGGGCATCGTAGGCGCGACCGTGGTCACCATGGGCATGATCTCATTACCAACCATGTTACGGCGCGGTTATGATCCTGCATTAGCCGCCGGTACTATCTGTGCAACTGGTACGCTTGGACAAATCATTCCACCCTCGATTGCCTTGGTGTTGTTGGGCGATGTGATGTCGAATGCCTTTCAAAAAGCCCAACTGGAAATGGGTATTTTCTCGCCCAAAACCATTTCCGTGGGCGATTTGTTTGTCGGCGCACTGATTCCTGGTTTGATTTTAGTCGCTTTGTACATTCTTTATGTTATTGGCGTCGCTTGGTTGCAACCACACAAAGCCCCTGCGGTACCTCGTGAAGAGCTTCGTAACGGGTCTACTGAGCCACTTGCCTTTCAGCTGATCAAAGGTTTGGTTCCACCGTTGGTGCTTATATTTGCGGTATTAGGCTCTATTCTGAGCGGCATTGCGACACCGACTGAAGCCGCCGGTGTGGGGGCATTAGGGGCTGCTATTTTAGCGCTGGCCAGCGGAAAGCTGAATTTTCCAACCTTAAAAGACGCGGTGTACTCCACTACCAAGGTCACCTGTATGGTGTTCATGATCTTGATCGGTGCGTCGCTGTTTTCTCTCGTGTTCCGAGGTTTTGGTGGTGAAGAGCTGATTCAAGACTTCTTCTCGCAGCTGCCAGGCGGTGTTGTTGGTGCCATGATCGTTGTCATGTTACTGATGTTCTTCCTTGGTTTTATCTTAGATTTTATCGAAATCACGTTTGTAGTGGTACCTATTGTGGCACCGGTATTACTGGCGATGGGCTTAGACCCTGTGTGGTTGGGCATTATGATGGCCATTAACTTACAAACGTCGTTTTTAACGCCGCCCTTTGGTTTTGCGCTGTTTTACCTACGAGGCGTTGCGCCCCCAGAATTAAGAACACAATCGATATACAAGGGCGTATTACCCTTTATTTTAATTCAGATTTTTGTGTTAGTGCTGCTATCTATTTGGCCTGAATTGGCCACTTGGTTACCTGAACAAGTGTATGCAAATTAA
- a CDS encoding NADPH:quinone reductase yields the protein MKAMQMKDYGPASDLTLTDTNTPSINDDQLLVKVGAAGVNPVDTYIRSGVNNYKATFPHTPGSDGAGTVIEIGANVTDFSVGQRVYFSRNQGGSSAEFTVCNTTHTYPLADALSFEEGACLGVPYTTAHRALFGRAHAKAGDKVLVHGATGAVGIATVQLALAAGMDVVASSGTEAGAELLRQQGVKTVIMHNETDHLAPFQTLETGFDVVIEMLANHNLDQDLKALAFGGCVAVIGNRGTVEINPRDLMARDASVVGVALANVKPEELALIAKALRPLFEKGVLKPVIRHSYALAELPQAHDDVMKSGALGNLVIRIDA from the coding sequence ATGAAAGCCATGCAGATGAAAGACTACGGCCCCGCGAGCGATTTGACGCTAACGGACACCAACACTCCAAGCATCAACGACGACCAATTATTGGTAAAAGTCGGTGCGGCGGGTGTCAATCCAGTGGATACCTACATTCGCTCTGGCGTGAACAATTACAAAGCGACCTTCCCTCACACGCCAGGCTCAGACGGTGCCGGTACTGTGATTGAAATCGGCGCTAATGTGACGGATTTTAGCGTCGGTCAACGGGTGTATTTCAGCCGAAACCAAGGCGGATCTTCCGCTGAATTTACCGTATGTAACACCACGCACACTTACCCACTCGCGGATGCGTTGTCTTTTGAAGAAGGCGCGTGTTTAGGCGTGCCTTATACCACGGCACACCGAGCGTTGTTTGGCCGCGCTCACGCCAAGGCTGGCGATAAAGTCTTGGTTCACGGTGCCACTGGTGCCGTGGGCATAGCCACTGTGCAGCTTGCATTGGCTGCAGGAATGGATGTGGTCGCCAGCTCGGGCACCGAAGCCGGCGCAGAACTATTGCGCCAGCAAGGCGTAAAAACGGTTATCATGCACAACGAAACTGACCATTTAGCACCGTTTCAAACTTTGGAAACCGGCTTTGATGTCGTCATCGAAATGCTGGCCAATCACAACCTAGATCAGGACTTAAAAGCCCTCGCGTTTGGTGGTTGTGTCGCTGTAATTGGTAATCGTGGTACGGTTGAGATTAACCCTCGCGATCTGATGGCACGAGACGCGTCGGTCGTTGGTGTGGCATTGGCCAACGTCAAACCAGAAGAGTTGGCCTTGATCGCCAAAGCCTTGCGTCCTTTGTTTGAAAAAGGCGTGCTTAAACCGGTGATTCGTCACAGCTATGCATTGGCTGAATTGCCACAGGCCCATGACGATGTGATGAAATCCGGCGCCTTAGGTAATTTGGTTATTCGTATAGACGCGTAA
- a CDS encoding AraC family transcriptional regulator, whose protein sequence is MTQSDSDVFSLPSKADTHDHDYHQLVVVLDGNTDFDIQGKGKQLHTGEGCILPSENSHAFAGLGENRIMVVNLPVPPQKGITDEEYEVVSRLFDQAAYFQLNPRLQILASALSGELQQYPNDTILARACGNTLLSAIRHQINNKDVRTRGNHLDIDKLDQFIELNLSRKVHIDQLANFCFLSVSQFHERFKDRTGMTPHQYLMRKRLERAQSLLAEGVTPIQVAEMCGFSSQSAMTNVFSQTLGITPLKYQKQFGNR, encoded by the coding sequence TTGACTCAGTCTGATTCCGATGTTTTCAGCCTGCCCAGCAAAGCGGACACCCACGATCACGACTACCACCAGCTGGTGGTTGTGCTCGATGGCAATACCGACTTCGACATTCAAGGCAAAGGCAAACAGCTGCATACTGGAGAAGGGTGTATTCTTCCGTCAGAAAACAGTCACGCCTTCGCCGGTCTAGGTGAAAACCGCATCATGGTGGTGAATCTACCGGTTCCTCCCCAAAAAGGCATTACTGACGAAGAGTACGAAGTCGTCTCACGCTTGTTTGATCAAGCGGCGTATTTTCAGCTCAATCCACGTTTGCAAATCCTTGCCTCAGCGCTATCAGGTGAATTGCAACAATACCCCAACGACACCATACTGGCGCGCGCCTGCGGCAACACCTTACTCAGCGCCATTCGCCACCAAATTAACAACAAAGACGTACGCACCCGAGGTAATCATCTCGACATCGACAAGCTCGATCAATTTATCGAGCTGAACCTGTCGCGCAAAGTGCACATCGACCAATTGGCAAATTTTTGCTTTTTGAGCGTCAGCCAATTTCACGAGCGCTTTAAAGACCGCACTGGTATGACACCCCACCAGTATTTGATGCGCAAACGCCTAGAACGCGCTCAATCTTTGTTGGCCGAAGGTGTAACACCGATTCAAGTCGCAGAAATGTGCGGTTTCTCAAGCCAAAGCGCCATGACCAACGTCTTTTCTCAGACCCTAGGCATCACGCCCTTAAAATACCAAAAGCAATTTGGTAATCGGTAA
- the putA gene encoding bifunctional proline dehydrogenase/L-glutamate gamma-semialdehyde dehydrogenase PutA, with protein MFTALEVLQPSFIQRPLNELWPLISRLYKIDEDQWLTELLPLARPTDSELVSQTNAASSLIADVRKDDDSMSMIDALLLEYSLDTKEGILLMCLAEALMRVPDKETADAFIKDRLSVADWASHAKNSDSFFVNASTWGLLLTGKIVTMDENKDGTPANLVNRMVNRVSEPVIRKAMNQAMKIMGHQFVLGRSIKEALSRGKSYRDKGYTYSFDMLGEAALTAGDAQKYLTSYEQAVESVGKDTYSQKHRPTISIKLSALHPRYEVGCEARVMTELFDSVKGLIAKARALNVGITIDAEEADRLELSLHLFEKLYRDDVTKGWGLFGLVVQAYSKRALPVLVWLAALAKEHGDRIPVRLVKGAYWDSEIKLCQQRGIDGYPVYTRKESTDVSYLACAHFLLSEHTRANIFPQFASHNAHTIATINCIATQLGATTSEFEFQRLHGMGDALYNRLIKDSDICVRIYAPVGSHKDLLPYLVRRLLENGANSSFVHRLIDASYPIADLIDHPVTTLESRKSLSNPHINLPSNLFDDRKNSFGPNIDIDSEWTPFKAKIDAFMGQNTQWRFFPIVGGKHVTTGHTHAILSPYDHSESAGQLDWGDAATVTKAIDLAEAAFPAWSARPASERADCLDKMADLMEKNYAELIALCHREAGKTIQDSIDEVREAVDFCRYYAQQARSHFTNATPYKNFLGQEKHAKLTGRGVFACISPWNFPLAIFTGQIVAALVVGNTVVAKPAEQTSLIACRAIELLHQAGVPDDVLHLVPGDGATVGAPLTSDKRIAGLAFTGSTGTAQLINRTLAARGVAPVPVIAETGGQNAMLVDSTSLPEQVVRDAVRSAFASAGQRCSALRVLFVQTDIADRVIPMIKGAMQEQSVGLPYLHSTDVGPVIDKKAQAMLLEHIDRMTKEAKLIAQSELPSFADKGTYVAPTAFEISSIDQLTDEKFGPILHVVRYKARDLDKIIDTINNSGFGLTLGVHSRNETTCARIASRARVGNMYINRDQVGAVVGVQPFGGQGLSGTGPKAGGPHYLQRFAIEQDL; from the coding sequence ATGTTTACAGCGCTTGAAGTATTACAACCTAGCTTCATTCAGCGTCCACTCAATGAATTGTGGCCGCTTATTTCCCGTCTTTACAAGATAGACGAAGACCAATGGTTGACGGAACTTTTACCCCTTGCAAGACCTACCGATAGCGAACTGGTTAGCCAAACCAACGCCGCTTCTAGCCTCATTGCCGATGTACGCAAAGACGACGACAGCATGTCGATGATCGATGCATTATTGCTTGAATACAGCCTAGACACCAAAGAAGGCATCTTGCTGATGTGTTTGGCCGAAGCCCTCATGCGCGTGCCGGATAAAGAAACAGCCGATGCTTTTATTAAAGACCGTTTGAGCGTGGCCGATTGGGCGTCTCATGCGAAAAACTCCGACTCCTTCTTCGTCAACGCTTCCACTTGGGGTCTTTTGTTGACGGGTAAAATCGTCACCATGGACGAAAACAAAGACGGCACACCCGCCAACTTAGTCAATCGCATGGTCAACCGAGTGTCTGAACCCGTCATTCGCAAAGCGATGAACCAAGCCATGAAGATCATGGGACACCAATTCGTATTGGGTCGCAGCATCAAAGAAGCCTTATCTCGCGGTAAAAGCTACCGCGACAAAGGCTACACCTACTCCTTCGACATGCTCGGTGAAGCCGCGCTAACCGCAGGCGACGCGCAAAAATACCTGACTTCTTACGAGCAAGCGGTGGAATCGGTCGGCAAAGACACCTACAGCCAAAAACACCGCCCAACCATTTCCATCAAGCTGTCTGCGCTTCACCCACGTTACGAAGTGGGTTGTGAAGCCCGTGTGATGACGGAACTGTTTGACAGCGTCAAAGGCCTAATCGCCAAAGCGCGCGCGTTGAACGTCGGCATCACCATCGATGCGGAAGAAGCCGATCGCCTAGAATTGTCTTTGCACCTGTTTGAAAAACTCTACCGTGACGACGTCACCAAAGGCTGGGGCTTATTTGGCCTGGTGGTACAAGCTTACTCCAAGCGTGCCTTGCCGGTACTTGTCTGGTTGGCGGCACTGGCGAAAGAGCACGGCGACCGCATTCCGGTTCGTTTGGTCAAAGGCGCATACTGGGATTCTGAAATCAAATTGTGCCAACAACGCGGCATCGACGGCTACCCTGTGTACACCCGCAAAGAATCCACCGATGTGTCCTACTTGGCCTGCGCCCATTTCTTGTTGAGCGAACACACTCGCGCCAACATTTTCCCGCAATTCGCCAGCCACAACGCCCACACCATCGCGACCATTAACTGCATCGCGACGCAACTTGGCGCGACCACCAGCGAATTCGAATTCCAGCGTCTGCACGGCATGGGCGACGCGCTGTACAACCGTCTAATCAAAGACAGCGACATTTGCGTCCGCATTTACGCGCCAGTAGGCAGCCACAAAGATTTGCTGCCCTACTTGGTGCGCCGCTTATTAGAAAACGGTGCCAACAGCTCCTTCGTTCACCGTTTGATCGACGCCAGCTACCCGATTGCCGATCTAATCGATCACCCAGTCACCACCCTAGAAAGCCGCAAGTCTTTGTCGAACCCACACATCAACTTGCCGTCCAACTTGTTTGATGATCGCAAAAACTCGTTCGGCCCCAACATCGATATTGACTCTGAATGGACGCCATTTAAAGCGAAAATCGACGCCTTCATGGGACAAAATACCCAATGGCGCTTTTTCCCTATCGTTGGTGGCAAACACGTCACAACGGGACACACTCACGCCATTTTAAGCCCTTACGATCACAGCGAAAGCGCAGGACAACTGGACTGGGGCGATGCAGCCACCGTGACGAAAGCCATTGATCTCGCCGAAGCCGCTTTCCCAGCGTGGTCCGCCCGCCCTGCTAGCGAACGTGCCGATTGCCTCGACAAAATGGCCGACTTGATGGAAAAAAACTACGCTGAGCTGATCGCTCTGTGCCATCGTGAAGCGGGTAAAACCATTCAAGACAGCATCGACGAAGTACGCGAAGCCGTGGATTTCTGCCGCTACTACGCACAGCAGGCCCGCAGCCATTTTACCAATGCGACGCCATACAAAAACTTCTTGGGCCAAGAAAAACACGCCAAACTCACTGGCCGCGGCGTATTCGCTTGCATCAGCCCTTGGAACTTCCCGTTGGCGATTTTCACCGGTCAAATTGTCGCCGCCTTGGTTGTCGGTAATACCGTGGTCGCCAAACCCGCAGAGCAAACCAGCTTAATCGCGTGTCGTGCCATTGAACTCTTGCATCAAGCGGGCGTGCCTGACGATGTATTGCACCTGGTACCAGGCGATGGCGCGACCGTTGGCGCACCACTCACCAGCGACAAACGCATTGCTGGCTTGGCGTTTACTGGCTCTACGGGCACCGCTCAATTGATCAACCGTACACTCGCTGCTCGCGGTGTCGCACCGGTTCCTGTGATTGCTGAAACAGGCGGTCAAAACGCCATGTTGGTGGATTCGACCTCGTTGCCTGAGCAAGTGGTACGAGATGCGGTTCGTTCCGCGTTTGCGTCCGCCGGTCAGCGTTGTTCCGCTTTGCGTGTTTTGTTTGTGCAAACCGACATCGCCGATCGTGTTATCCCTATGATCAAAGGCGCCATGCAAGAGCAATCTGTCGGCTTACCGTATTTGCACAGCACGGATGTGGGCCCAGTGATCGACAAAAAAGCGCAAGCTATGCTACTAGAACACATAGATCGCATGACCAAAGAAGCCAAACTCATCGCTCAATCTGAGTTGCCTTCTTTTGCCGACAAAGGCACTTACGTGGCACCGACGGCGTTTGAAATAAGCAGTATTGATCAACTCACCGACGAGAAATTCGGCCCTATCCTGCACGTGGTGCGCTACAAAGCCCGTGATTTAGATAAGATCATCGACACCATCAATAACTCAGGCTTTGGTTTGACCTTGGGTGTTCACAGCCGTAACGAAACTACCTGCGCCCGCATTGCGAGCCGTGCTCGTGTCGGCAATATGTACATCAACCGCGACCAAGTCGGTGCCGTGGTCGGCGTACAGCCATTCGGCGGCCAAGGCTTGTCTGGTACTGGCCCGAAAGCCGGTGGCCCACACTATTTGCAACGCTTCGCCATTGAGCAAGACCTTTAA
- a CDS encoding 1-pyrroline-5-carboxylate dehydrogenase, with translation MTIVQPIQIQVAQSIFEVWDKIGVSGRAAKLEKALSTFTPNERNMAVWQIDNAKQSIADTRVMPGPTGERNELSSQGRGPFLCMSLVESDHTKIGLVGQVFTALIAGNPVITVGPIGQDIMDKLTPFVGEGVVQNIAESAQDSLIEANHLAGVAVMCDAEQAQQLNQRLAAKGGLICQLIEETDADTLSTIGKPHYLLRFVTERTISNNTTAIGGNATLLELGSMND, from the coding sequence ATGACCATCGTACAACCCATCCAAATTCAGGTCGCTCAGAGTATTTTTGAGGTGTGGGACAAAATCGGCGTCTCTGGCCGTGCCGCAAAGCTGGAAAAAGCCCTAAGCACATTTACCCCAAATGAGCGCAACATGGCCGTGTGGCAAATCGACAACGCCAAGCAATCCATTGCTGACACTCGTGTGATGCCGGGGCCAACCGGCGAGCGCAACGAGCTATCAAGCCAAGGCCGTGGTCCGTTTCTTTGCATGTCATTGGTCGAAAGTGATCACACCAAAATTGGTTTGGTTGGTCAGGTATTTACGGCGTTAATCGCGGGCAATCCGGTGATTACCGTCGGTCCTATCGGACAAGACATCATGGACAAACTCACTCCGTTCGTCGGAGAAGGGGTGGTACAAAACATCGCAGAATCCGCACAAGATTCCTTGATTGAAGCCAACCACTTGGCGGGTGTGGCGGTCATGTGTGACGCAGAACAAGCGCAACAACTAAACCAACGCTTAGCGGCAAAGGGTGGCTTGATCTGCCAGTTGATCGAAGAAACCGACGCCGACACGCTCTCTACCATTGGCAAACCGCATTACCTATTGCGCTTTGTGACGGAACGCACCATCTCTAACAACACCACCGCCATCGGCGGCAACGCGACCCTGCTTGAACTGGGTAGCATGAACGACTAA
- a CDS encoding ABC transporter substrate-binding protein has product MLKWLSAFVLLIALLSSKTFAEPSLWESDKLEIYSATDLNAISPILDAFRIKYPHINLIYREFNTQELDHAIRKKALHDQPDVVMSSAMDLQVRLVNDGYAQPVLNEVVDTLPSWANWRNEVIGFTYEPIVFVYNKAAFKNKTVPLTHESLARVMRTEDDFFAHKVGSYDARRSGIGYLVATQDEVTSSISGRLQESLGRARTKVYGQTSTLLDDIASGKLLFGYNLLGSYSFAREKRDDRIGVVIPQDYALVVSRAAFISKQAKHVENAQRFVSFLISEEGQDVIAKKSELVALHPDIDALVSPQNVRDQTINFHPIPLGPALMVYLDDSKRRRFIKAWENALLSIKRDPSNPSN; this is encoded by the coding sequence ATGTTGAAATGGCTCAGTGCGTTCGTACTGCTTATTGCGTTGTTGTCTAGCAAGACGTTTGCCGAACCGTCATTATGGGAAAGCGATAAACTTGAAATTTACAGTGCAACTGACTTAAACGCCATTTCTCCGATATTAGACGCTTTTAGAATAAAATACCCCCATATCAACCTAATATATCGTGAGTTCAATACGCAAGAACTGGATCATGCCATACGAAAAAAGGCGCTTCATGATCAACCCGATGTCGTGATGAGTTCCGCGATGGATCTGCAAGTACGCCTGGTGAATGACGGTTACGCGCAGCCAGTTCTGAACGAGGTGGTGGATACGTTGCCGAGTTGGGCAAATTGGCGAAATGAAGTCATTGGTTTTACCTATGAACCCATCGTTTTTGTCTACAATAAAGCCGCTTTTAAGAATAAAACTGTGCCGCTTACGCATGAATCATTAGCGAGAGTGATGCGCACTGAGGACGATTTTTTTGCGCACAAAGTTGGTTCTTATGATGCGCGACGTTCAGGTATTGGTTACCTTGTTGCGACGCAAGACGAAGTCACATCGAGCATCAGCGGTCGTTTACAAGAAAGTCTAGGCCGTGCTCGCACCAAGGTGTATGGACAGACGTCTACCTTGTTAGATGATATTGCATCAGGAAAGCTGCTTTTTGGGTACAATTTATTGGGTTCGTATTCCTTTGCTCGTGAGAAACGTGATGACCGAATTGGCGTCGTGATCCCGCAAGACTATGCGTTGGTGGTAAGTCGCGCAGCGTTTATCTCTAAACAGGCCAAACACGTCGAAAATGCGCAACGTTTTGTGAGTTTCTTGATATCCGAAGAAGGACAGGATGTGATTGCGAAGAAAAGCGAGTTAGTGGCGTTGCATCCAGACATTGATGCACTTGTGTCGCCCCAGAATGTACGGGATCAGACCATCAATTTTCATCCTATTCCTTTAGGGCCCGCGTTGATGGTCTATCTTGATGATTCCAAGCGCCGACGTTTTATCAAAGCATGGGAAAACGCCTTACTCTCAATAAAAAGGGATCCTTCCAATCCGAGTAATTAA